Proteins encoded in a region of the Synergistaceae bacterium genome:
- a CDS encoding iron hydrogenase small subunit: MVNIKINGTALQVPENITILEAAKIHNINIPHLCYLKDLNEIGACRVCVAEIVGLDRLVASCNTKVLEGMEIRTNSPKVRQARKINIELLLSQHSARCPECARSGNCELQTIANSLGITDFPYHEDIKHLKWNQDFPLIRKDEKCIKCMRCVQVCEKVQQMNVWDVAKSGSQTLVDCRGGKDITEINCTVCGQCITHCPVGALVERDDTQKVRDAFADGDKILIASVAPAVRTSWGEQLGLTHDEATAERLAAALKAVGFDYVFDTDFSADLTIMEEASEFVEKLKNAKNEKFPMFTSCCPGWIRFIKMEFPDLVPQLSSAKSPQQMFGAIIKSWYAQILGVTPDKIYHVSFMPCTAKKYECDVECMNSSGARDVDAVLTVREMDRLIRSEGINVKDLKDVEFDRPLGTASGAGHIFGTTGGVMEAALRTAYNFVTGKNPDPDAFNYVRDYNGIKEAEFEIAGAKLKIAVVHGLGNIRKLCNDIQAGRVHYDFVECMACPTGCAGGGGQPIHEGEELGEGRGKILLDMDKKMTLRFSHENPSIIQCYKEYLGKPLGEKSHHLLHTDQSKWELWK, encoded by the coding sequence ATGGTAAACATAAAGATTAACGGTACAGCACTTCAAGTCCCGGAAAATATTACGATTCTTGAAGCCGCGAAAATACACAATATAAATATTCCTCACCTTTGTTACTTGAAGGATTTAAACGAGATCGGCGCATGTCGTGTGTGTGTAGCTGAAATCGTCGGGCTTGACAGACTCGTGGCCTCCTGCAACACTAAAGTACTTGAGGGAATGGAGATCCGCACAAATTCACCGAAGGTCAGGCAGGCACGCAAAATTAATATCGAGCTTCTTTTATCGCAGCATAGTGCAAGGTGTCCGGAGTGCGCGCGTTCAGGAAATTGCGAATTACAGACTATAGCAAACAGTTTAGGAATTACTGATTTCCCCTATCATGAAGACATCAAGCACTTAAAATGGAATCAAGATTTCCCGTTAATTCGCAAAGATGAAAAGTGTATTAAATGTATGCGTTGTGTTCAGGTCTGCGAGAAAGTACAGCAAATGAACGTGTGGGACGTTGCAAAATCAGGCTCTCAGACTCTCGTTGACTGCCGGGGCGGAAAGGACATCACCGAAATTAACTGCACAGTCTGCGGCCAGTGTATTACTCATTGTCCCGTAGGCGCACTCGTTGAACGCGATGACACCCAGAAAGTACGCGATGCATTTGCAGACGGCGATAAAATTTTGATTGCGTCAGTAGCTCCGGCTGTTAGAACGTCATGGGGTGAGCAGTTAGGCTTGACTCACGATGAAGCAACCGCAGAGAGATTAGCAGCTGCTTTGAAGGCTGTCGGATTTGATTACGTCTTTGATACGGATTTCTCGGCGGACTTAACTATTATGGAAGAGGCCAGCGAATTTGTCGAGAAGCTCAAGAACGCGAAAAATGAGAAATTCCCGATGTTTACGTCATGCTGTCCCGGCTGGATTAGATTTATAAAAATGGAGTTCCCTGACCTAGTCCCGCAATTATCGAGCGCAAAATCTCCTCAGCAAATGTTTGGAGCGATTATTAAATCATGGTACGCCCAAATTTTAGGAGTAACGCCCGACAAAATTTATCACGTTTCATTTATGCCGTGTACAGCTAAGAAATATGAGTGCGACGTGGAGTGCATGAATTCATCAGGTGCGCGCGATGTTGATGCAGTCTTGACAGTTCGTGAAATGGACAGATTAATCCGTTCAGAAGGTATCAACGTCAAAGATTTAAAGGATGTCGAATTTGACAGGCCATTAGGCACAGCTTCAGGCGCAGGACACATTTTCGGAACAACCGGCGGAGTCATGGAAGCAGCTTTACGAACCGCATATAATTTCGTAACAGGCAAGAATCCGGATCCAGACGCATTTAATTACGTTCGCGATTATAACGGCATCAAGGAAGCAGAATTTGAGATCGCAGGCGCAAAATTGAAAATCGCTGTAGTTCACGGTTTAGGCAATATCAGAAAACTTTGCAATGACATTCAAGCGGGCAGAGTCCATTATGATTTTGTCGAGTGCATGGCATGTCCGACAGGTTGTGCAGGAGGAGGAGGCCAGCCGATTCATGAAGGCGAAGAACTCGGCGAAGGACGCGGGAAAATTTTACTCGACATGGACAAGAAAATGACATTGAGATTTTCTCACGAGAACCCGTCAATTATTCAGTGCTACAAAGAATATCTCGGCAAACCTTTAGGCGAGAAGTCCCATCATCTTTTACACACTGACCAGTCTAAATGGGAGCTTTGGAAATAG